One Capra hircus breed San Clemente chromosome 3, ASM170441v1, whole genome shotgun sequence genomic window, AGTGAAAGAATTTGGAAATGGTAAAAAGATTAGGAATCAGGATCAGAGCGACTCGGGGGCTGAGCCTTGTGAGAGAAGAGAGTCTGAGGGCCTCCAGAACGGACTCACCTCTGCTGTGACTTGCAAGAAGACCCATAGCTAAAATCAGTGGGATACAAGGTGGACCGTCAGCCAGGACTTCCTTTATCGGGGAAGCCAAGGATGTCTGAAAGGAGAGAAGACCTGGGGGGGGTGGGGCTGTACTGGGGCAAGACCCTCTTCATGGGAGGAAGCAGCCAGGAAGATGCAGGCACCTCTGGTGTATGACTTGTTAACCCCCTTTTCCCTGTAGGCGGGCATTGATGGGGAGAAGGAGCATGCCAATGCCAAGAAGATCCTGCTGGAGATGGGAGAGTTCTTTCAGATTCAGGTAGGAAGGCATGGGGCACTGGCAGAAAACAGGCTCCAGCTTTGCTCCTTCCCTGCCTTACAgtctcttcattccttcctttctGCACCCCCTCTGCCCAGGATGATTACCTTGATCTCTTTGGGGACCCCAGCGTGACGGGTAAGGTTGGCACAGACATCCAGGACAACAAGTGCAGCTGGCTGGTGGTTCAGTGTCTGCAGCGGGCCTCTCCAGAACAGCGCCAAATCCTGCAGGTGCCCTAGTGTGTGCTGTGGACCCCCAAGCTGTGGACTAGGGGAAAGAGCAGTGGTTTTTCAATGGGCGTGATttgacacacacacgcacacacacacgcccgcCCGCCCTGGCATTTGACAGTGTCAGGAGACATTTATTTTTGTCACTAtaacttggtgtgtgtgtgtgtttgccactGGGATCCCTAGTGGGTAGAAGCCAGAGATGCTGCCAAATACCACACATACAGTAGCTTCCCACAAAGAACTATCTGCCAGAAATTTAAAATGGGCCAAGGGTTGAGAAACCCTGGGGTAGAGGAAGCTGAGGCCTGAACCCCACTGACTGAGTGAGGATTTGGGATGGGGACAGGGCGTGGGGGGGTGCTGGAGTTCGAGATCATAGCTACTCAAAGACCCTTGAAACTGGAGGCAGGAATGGAATGAATAAATGGCATTGGAGAAGTTCTGGATGGGGGAGTGGAGGGGACCTAGAGGTGTTGGGGGAAGGATAATAAGCCCGTTTTCCTACCCCCGACCCTTCAGGAGAACTATGGGCAGAAGGAGGCTGAGAAGGTGGCCCGAGTGAAGGCGCTCTACGAGGAGATGAATCTGTCGGCTGTGTACATGCAATACGAGGAAGACAGTTACAGCCACATTATGGGTCTCATCGAGCAGTATGCTgcgcccctgcccccagccatcTTCCTGGGGTTAGCACAAAAGATCTACAAGCGGAAAAAGTGACCTAGAGTCTGTgaaggtggggaagggaggctTCTCAATAAATTATTGTCTAACCTGTGGTTCTTCCGTTTCTGCTTGTGCCAGCCAGGGGCGCAGCTTTGTCCAGAATGGGCAGGGTGGGGGTCAGTTGCATGGAAGCTGGAACCTCAGGCTTTGATTTCAGGATCCCTTTGGGACTAAAAGGTCCCTTCAGtgggaccttagaaagcatcaaaagCCCTTGAGCTGGGCCTGGGTGGGTGACACAGGCGAAAGCGTCAAGCACTGGGGGCTGGGTCTGAGCCTCGCCACGCCCATGCGTGGAGGGGCGCGGCTGCGCAGCGCTGGCGGGTCGACCCAGCGCCCCTCCCCTCCAGTCTGTGCGGGCTGGGCGGAGACCGCAGCCGCGGAGCCGGATGCGGCTCCAGACGCCGGAGCGGCTGCAGGAGGACCCTGGTGAGGATGGCTTGGCCTGcgggtgtggatggatggatcgGGGCTCGCGGGGTGGGGCAGGTGAGGGGAGCAGTGAAAAATAGAGAAGGGCTGGGGTGGAGCTGCACCACAGAGACAAGTGCAGAGAGAATGGGACAGAAATGCTGGTGTTCGCAGCAGGGTGAAGGTGCACCGCGGCTGTAGGCTGGAGCCTGGAGCCGAGGCCCGTGCCGGCCGGCCTGCCCGCTGGCGTTGACAGGCTGACGGTTGCTCCTGCAGCTTGGGCCTTTCCCCCACGCCTGCCCCTTTCCTGCATCAACCAGCCGAACgcacctcccccaaccccattTCAGATCATCTGGGCGGGGCCTCTCGACCCCTTCCCCTGGGAATGGGGCTGGGCCAGATTGCAGCAGAGAGGACCAGGGTCCCTTCTGGGTCCCATCCTTTTACAAGCCTCCGCACCTCCAAGGAGATCGAGGACGCAGCCGCATTCTCTGACCCTCCCCGCCCCATTCTCCGGGGTGGGGGTTACATTCGACTCCACCTGCAAACACTGCAGCGGAAACTAATAGCCAGTCGATGTCTGTTTGCATCTCATTTAAATATTGTCCAAGGCGCCCTTCCATGCCTGCCCCAGCACCTAAGTCACCTTGGTGTTCTTCCCGCGGCCCGCACTCTCCCTGGCTGGGTTTCACTATCCCTCTCTTCTAGGGCTGCATCTGCGGTTGCCAGGCAAGTGGATGTGAGAGGGCTGATCCTCCTCATTCTCTAGAGGCCATCCCGTCGCCGCCGGCACCATGCTGTCCCCTCAGAGGGCTTTACTCTGCAACCTCAACCACATC contains:
- the RUSC1-AS1 gene encoding putative uncharacterized protein RUSC1-AS1, encoding MRRISPLTSTCLATADAALEERDSETQPGRDGTQKGPWSSLLQSGPAPFPGEGVERPRPDDLKWGWGRCVRLVDAGKGQAWGKGPSCRSNRQPVNASGQAGRHGPRLQAPAYSRGAPSPCCEHQHFCPILSALVSVVQLHPSPSLFFTAPLTCPTPRAPIHPSTPAGQAILTRVLLQPLRRLEPHPAPRLRSPPSPHRLEGRGAGSTRQRCAAAPLHAWAWRGSDPAPSA